In a genomic window of Lagopus muta isolate bLagMut1 chromosome 2, bLagMut1 primary, whole genome shotgun sequence:
- the BAG2 gene encoding BAG family molecular chaperone regulator 2, with protein sequence MAQAKISAKASEGAPQQQQQQPCAGQLRGRFYRSTSMADRSSRLLENLDQLELRVEAFRDAASAMEQEKETLLEMIHNIQNSQDMRHISEGEREELNLTANRLMGRTLTVEVSVETIRNAQQQESLLHATKMIDEIVNKLLDDLEDAKIRLLSLYGACTSDVPAGPIDQKFQSVVIGCAIEDQKKIKRRLETLLRNLENSEKSITLLEHQKSSLRQSCNTKQD encoded by the exons ATGGCCCAGGCTAAGATCAGCGCCAAGGCGAGCGAGGGCGcgccgcagcagcagcagcagcagccgtgCGCCGGGCAGCTCCGAGGCCGATTCTACCGCTCCACCTCCATGGCGGACCGCTCCAGCCGCCTGCTCGAGAACCTGGACCAGCTGGAGCTCAG GGTAGAGGCTTTCCGTGACGCAGCATCTGCTAtggaacaagaaaaagaaaccctgCTAGAAATGATCCACAACATACAGAACAGCCAGGACATGAGGCACATCAGTGAAG GTGAGAGAGAAGAACTTAACCTGACCGCCAACCGCCTGATGGGCCGAACGCTCACTGTGGAGGTTTCCGTCGAAACCATCCGGAACGCCCAGCAGCAGGAGTCCCTCCTGCACGCCACCAAGATGATCGATGAAATCGTCAACAAGCTCCTGGATGATTTGGAAGACGCCAAAATCCGCTTACTGTCACTTTATGGTGCGTGCACGTCTGACGTGCCGGCGGGACCCATCGATCAGAAATTTCAGTCCGTTGTCATTGGATGTGCTATTGAGGATCAGAAGAAGATCAAAAGAAGGTTAGAGACTCTGCTCCGAAACCTGGAGAATTCTGAGAAGTCCATCACGTTGCTGGAGCATCAGAAATCCTCTCTGCGGCAGTCTTGCAACACCAAACAGGATTAA